A part of Thalassophryne amazonica chromosome 3, fThaAma1.1, whole genome shotgun sequence genomic DNA contains:
- the gnat1 gene encoding guanine nucleotide-binding protein G(t) subunit alpha-1: MGAGASAEEKRSRELEKKLKEDADKDARTVKLLLLGAGESGKSTIVKQMKIIHKDGYSLEECLEFIVIIYSNTLQSIMAIVKAMSTLNINYGHADQEDDARKLMHLADTIEEGTMPKELSDIILRLWKDTGIQACFDRASEYQLNDSAGYYLNDLERLIQPGYVPTEQDVLRSRVKTTGIIETQFSFKDLNFRMFDVGGQRSERKKWIHCFEGVTCIIFIAALSAYDMVLVEDDEVNRMHESLHLFNSICNHRYFATTSIVLFLNKKDVFLEKIKKAHLSMCFPEYDGPNTYEDAGNYIKVQFLDLNLRRDIKEIYSHMTCATDTENVKFVFDAVTDIIIKENLKDCGLF, encoded by the exons ATGGGGGCTGGAGCGAGCGCCGAGGAGAAACGCTCCAGAGAGCTGGAAAAGAAGCTGAAGGAAGATGCTGACAAGGATGCAAGAACAGTCAAGCTGCTGCTGCTAG GTGCTGGAGAATCAGGCAAAAGCACGATCGTCAAACAAATGAA AATTATCCACAAAGATGGTTACTCACTTGAAGAATGCTTAGAGTTCATTGTCATTATCTACAGCAACACCCTGCAGTCCATCATGGCTATCGTGAAGGCGATGAGCACACTGAACATTAACTACGGACATGCTGATCAGGAG GACGATGCCAGGAAACTCATGCACCTTGCAGACACCATTGAAGAAGGCACAATGCCTAAAGAATTGTCAGACATCATTTTGCGTCTGTGGAAAGACACTGGCATTCAGGCGTGCTTTGACAGGGCCTCTGAGTACCAACTCAATGACTCAGCTGGATA CTACCTGAATGATCTGGAGCGATTGATCCAGCCTGGCTATGTACCCACTGAGCAGGATGTGCTGCGATCAAGAGTGAAGACCACTGGTATCATCGAGACCCAGTTTTCCTTCAAAGATCTCAACTTCAG AATGTTTGATGTGGGTGGCCAGAGGTCTGAGAGGAAGAAGTGGATTCATTGTTTCGAAGGTGTCACCTGTATTATCTTCATTGCTGCTTTGAGCGCCTATGACATGGTGCTGGTGGAGGACGACGAAGTG AACCGAATGCACGAGAGTCTGCACTTGTTCAACAGCATCTGCAACCACCGTTACTTTGCCACCACCTCCATCGTACTCTTCCTCAACAAGAAAGACGTGTTCCTGGAGAAGATCAAGAAAGCTCACCTCAGCATGTGCTTCCCAGAATACGACG GCCCCAATACTTATGAGGATGCCGGCAACTATATCAAAGTGCAGTTCTTGGACCTCAACTTGCGTCGAGATATCAAAGAAATCTACTCTCACATGACCTGTGCCACAGACACAGAGAACGTCAAGTTTGTGTTTGACGCCGTAACCGACATTATCATCAAAGAAAACCTCAAAGACTGTGGCCTCTTCTAA